From Leptospira congkakensis, one genomic window encodes:
- a CDS encoding 4Fe-4S dicluster domain-containing protein, translated as MKRKDLFREGFKSVFQFTFNKADEITETIREVWEDEKTPVTKPKKKGKRPSDKVKTTSKPTTVRKRKTRMFQTLALPPGASPDFFSLCTGCNECIFACPYAVLFPVTVPESGKNFPHFDPNAKACHMCTDWPCISVCPEEALLPYELSDEKPNFGKAKAITEHCINGKTGESTCNVCLVTCPIEKTVKFKGNLPIFNTSSCTGCGLCVESCPSFPKAIQIKFKKQ; from the coding sequence ATGAAACGAAAGGATCTTTTCCGAGAGGGTTTCAAATCCGTATTTCAATTTACCTTCAACAAGGCGGATGAAATTACCGAAACCATACGAGAAGTTTGGGAAGACGAAAAAACTCCCGTAACAAAACCCAAAAAGAAAGGAAAAAGACCATCTGACAAAGTAAAGACGACATCAAAACCAACAACTGTCCGGAAACGCAAAACTAGGATGTTCCAGACACTTGCCCTTCCTCCTGGTGCCTCTCCCGATTTTTTTTCTCTATGTACGGGATGTAATGAATGTATTTTTGCCTGTCCTTATGCCGTCTTATTCCCTGTTACCGTTCCTGAATCGGGAAAAAACTTTCCACATTTTGATCCTAATGCAAAGGCTTGCCATATGTGCACCGATTGGCCTTGTATTAGTGTTTGTCCTGAAGAGGCACTCTTACCGTACGAACTGTCCGATGAAAAACCAAATTTCGGTAAGGCGAAAGCCATCACAGAACATTGTATTAACGGAAAAACTGGTGAATCGACTTGTAATGTTTGTTTAGTTACTTGTCCCATCGAAAAAACAGTAAAATTTAAAGGAAATTTGCCGATTTTTAATACATCCTCTTGTACTGGATGTGGACTCTGTGTTGAATCCTGTCCGAGTTTTCCGAAAGCAATTCAAATCAAATTCAAAAAACAATAA
- the murA gene encoding UDP-N-acetylglucosamine 1-carboxyvinyltransferase — protein MSSSYFKIIGKNPLHGTVVPQGNKNEALPLLGALLLWEGDVILENLPEIADVLKLMEVLRHIGVEITATGTKGSYLFQKKNPVKSDLPYELCSQLRGAVTLAGPILARTGRVFLPKPGGDKIGRRRMDTHLLALEALGAKIEVFPDGYMITADRLVGKDILLDEASVTATENAVMAAVYAEGLTTIRNAASEPHVQGLCRFLIAAGAKIEGVGTNHLTITGVSKLSSPLGGLKHRIGSDYLEIGSFISLAAVTGGEIHITDVNPEDIRMIRMVYSRLGIEVRPTENGILVPSDQKMEIIPDYHGATPKIDDAPWPGFPADMTSVALVTATQCKGTVLIHEKLFESRLFFVDNIIAMGAQIILCDPHRAIVIGANRLYGQRVASPDIRAGMAMIIAALCAEGQSEIHNIVQIDRGFESIDTRLRSLGAQIERVSD, from the coding sequence GTGAGTTCCTCCTACTTCAAAATTATCGGCAAAAATCCTCTCCACGGGACAGTTGTTCCCCAAGGAAATAAAAACGAAGCACTTCCACTTCTCGGTGCCCTCCTTCTTTGGGAAGGAGATGTCATTCTGGAAAACCTTCCAGAAATCGCCGATGTACTCAAACTCATGGAAGTTCTACGCCATATTGGTGTGGAAATCACTGCCACAGGTACAAAAGGATCATACCTCTTCCAGAAAAAAAATCCAGTGAAATCGGACCTTCCCTATGAACTTTGTTCTCAACTCCGAGGAGCTGTGACACTAGCGGGACCCATCCTTGCCCGCACGGGAAGAGTTTTTTTACCAAAACCAGGTGGAGACAAAATTGGCCGTCGGAGAATGGACACCCACTTACTTGCCTTAGAGGCTCTTGGTGCCAAAATAGAAGTTTTTCCAGACGGATATATGATCACTGCTGACCGTTTGGTGGGAAAAGACATTTTACTTGATGAAGCATCAGTCACAGCTACAGAAAATGCAGTGATGGCTGCAGTTTACGCCGAGGGCCTAACAACGATTCGTAACGCTGCCTCCGAACCCCATGTCCAAGGACTTTGTCGTTTTTTAATCGCTGCTGGTGCCAAAATTGAAGGAGTGGGAACAAACCACCTAACAATCACTGGTGTTAGTAAACTATCTTCTCCTCTCGGTGGCCTAAAACATCGTATTGGTTCCGATTATTTAGAAATAGGATCTTTTATCAGCCTTGCAGCTGTTACAGGTGGAGAAATCCACATCACCGATGTGAACCCAGAAGACATTCGTATGATCCGAATGGTCTATTCTCGCCTGGGGATCGAAGTCAGGCCAACGGAAAACGGAATCCTTGTTCCTTCTGACCAAAAGATGGAAATCATCCCCGACTACCATGGTGCCACACCCAAAATTGATGACGCTCCTTGGCCGGGATTTCCTGCCGATATGACTTCTGTTGCTTTGGTGACAGCAACGCAGTGCAAAGGAACAGTCCTCATCCACGAAAAACTATTTGAATCAAGACTCTTCTTTGTGGACAACATCATTGCCATGGGTGCCCAAATCATCCTCTGTGATCCGCATAGAGCCATTGTGATTGGTGCCAATCGATTGTATGGCCAAAGAGTTGCAAGTCCCGACATTCGTGCCGGGATGGCGATGATCATTGCTGCTCTTTGTGCCGAGGGACAAAGCGAAATTCATAACATTGTTCAAATTGATAGAGGTTTTGAATCGATTGATACCCGCCTACGTTCTTTGGGGGCTCAAATCGAAAGAGTCTCTGATTAG
- a CDS encoding DUF370 domain-containing protein: MSSFPVLNVGFSNVVFVSKILTILQADSAGAKRLRSEAKSASRLIDATSGRKTRSVLVLDSGHILLSAIRPESLSKRLETGDNHIGEGEEESED, from the coding sequence ATGTCTTCGTTTCCGGTACTCAATGTTGGATTTTCTAATGTAGTATTTGTATCGAAAATCCTTACCATCCTCCAAGCCGATTCAGCTGGTGCCAAAAGACTTCGTTCTGAGGCAAAATCTGCAAGTCGATTGATTGATGCCACTAGTGGACGCAAAACAAGGTCTGTTCTTGTATTAGATTCAGGCCATATCCTTCTCTCCGCCATCCGCCCTGAAAGTTTATCCAAACGATTGGAAACCGGTGACAACCATATTGGTGAGGGTGAGGAGGAATCAGAAGATTGA
- a CDS encoding FliI/YscN family ATPase, which produces MIEKKFTEHIDAISKYLNVVEKIEPIRKSGVVVSVVGNVIYSQGPPDSKVGEILEVERGSDKGYLACVLVGFKDHLYTLMPLGDTQEIFPHAFVFSSGRQITLNAGPELLGRVLNGLGKPIDNKGILITKEERASEPRFLNPLDRPPITDVLETGVRAIDGMLTVGRGQRIGIFSGSGVGKSSLLGMIARYTNADVNVVALIGERGREVNEFLHVELGKEALAKSVVFVATSDSSKMEQVSCANLACSAAEYFREKGMSVNLYMDSLTRYAEALRELSIGEPVVTKGYASSVFTKMAKLVERAGTSHNGGSITGFYTVLTDAEDDMDDIVADKVRGFIDGHIVLTRKLAEQSHYPAIDVPASLSRLMQKIVNEDHYMRSSIVRELISKYKNSEDIILLNAYVRGADEKVDMAIDKKSQIDDYLRQRIEEKSSYNDATKRLEKILQSSSRNDDDF; this is translated from the coding sequence ATGATCGAAAAGAAATTTACGGAACATATCGATGCCATTTCCAAATACCTGAATGTCGTCGAAAAAATTGAACCCATTCGTAAAAGTGGGGTCGTTGTATCCGTGGTGGGCAATGTCATTTATTCCCAAGGGCCACCTGATTCCAAGGTTGGCGAAATTTTAGAAGTCGAACGTGGTTCGGACAAAGGGTATTTGGCTTGTGTCCTTGTTGGTTTCAAAGACCATCTTTATACCTTGATGCCGCTCGGTGACACGCAAGAGATTTTTCCCCATGCATTTGTATTTTCTTCCGGAAGGCAAATCACTCTTAACGCTGGGCCAGAACTTTTAGGACGAGTGTTAAACGGTCTCGGCAAACCCATCGATAACAAAGGGATTCTCATCACCAAAGAAGAAAGGGCCTCAGAACCAAGGTTTCTCAATCCACTAGATCGTCCCCCCATCACTGATGTTTTAGAAACAGGAGTTCGTGCCATAGATGGAATGTTAACCGTAGGTCGCGGCCAAAGGATTGGAATTTTTTCTGGATCTGGTGTGGGTAAATCCAGTTTACTTGGGATGATCGCTCGTTATACGAACGCCGATGTGAACGTGGTGGCTCTGATTGGAGAAAGGGGTCGCGAGGTAAATGAATTCTTACATGTAGAACTTGGGAAGGAAGCTCTCGCAAAATCGGTTGTCTTTGTAGCAACTTCTGATTCTTCCAAAATGGAACAAGTGAGTTGTGCCAACTTAGCTTGTTCTGCCGCAGAATACTTTCGAGAAAAAGGAATGTCCGTCAATTTGTATATGGATTCTCTCACTCGTTATGCAGAGGCCCTACGAGAACTTTCCATTGGAGAACCAGTGGTAACCAAAGGATATGCATCCAGTGTGTTTACAAAAATGGCAAAACTTGTAGAACGAGCAGGAACATCACATAACGGTGGCTCCATTACCGGATTTTATACTGTATTAACCGATGCCGAAGATGATATGGATGATATCGTTGCCGATAAAGTACGAGGGTTTATTGACGGACATATTGTACTCACAAGAAAACTAGCCGAACAAAGTCACTATCCGGCTATTGATGTTCCGGCTTCTTTATCACGACTCATGCAAAAAATTGTAAATGAAGACCATTATATGCGTTCCTCCATTGTTCGGGAACTCATCTCCAAATACAAAAACTCAGAAGATATTATTTTACTCAATGCCTATGTTCGTGGTGCAGATGAAAAAGTGGATATGGCCATTGATAAAAAATCGCAAATTGATGATTACCTAAGACAAAGGATTGAAGAAAAATCAAGTTATAATGATGCAACCAAACGATTGGAAAAAATTCTACAATCTTCTTCTCGTAATGATGATGATTTTTAA
- a CDS encoding guanylate kinase: MKVNPNLYIISSVAGGGKSTIIAALLAEYPEFYFSISCTTREPRPGDKEGKTYHFLSVPEFQKRIAAGEFYEWAEVHGNYYGTPKGPILDAIRDHRVALLDLDVQGAKTVKELRPESVTIFIEPPSREIWIERLIRRGTDSKTSIERRIENGIRELDEAPSFDYVVVNDQLEDAIQAVKSILFGTKQ, from the coding sequence TTGAAAGTAAATCCTAATTTATATATTATTTCTTCTGTAGCGGGTGGTGGGAAATCAACCATCATCGCTGCTTTACTTGCAGAATATCCAGAGTTTTATTTTTCCATTTCTTGTACCACTCGCGAACCAAGACCAGGTGATAAAGAAGGAAAAACCTATCATTTTCTCTCGGTTCCGGAGTTCCAAAAACGAATTGCAGCAGGTGAGTTTTACGAATGGGCAGAAGTCCATGGAAACTATTATGGAACACCGAAAGGCCCAATTTTAGATGCCATTCGGGATCATCGAGTGGCGCTTCTCGATTTGGATGTCCAAGGGGCTAAGACAGTAAAAGAACTCCGGCCAGAGTCTGTAACAATTTTTATTGAACCACCGAGTCGGGAAATTTGGATCGAAAGACTGATTCGCCGAGGTACTGATTCTAAAACCAGTATTGAAAGACGGATTGAAAATGGAATTCGGGAACTCGATGAGGCACCAAGCTTTGATTATGTGGTAGTGAACGACCAATTGGAAGACGCCATCCAAGCAGTGAAATCCATTTTGTTTGGAACCAAACAATAA
- a CDS encoding SpoIIE family protein phosphatase, which produces MSNKYLHLIGSAVFLFCLATLPLLATPPAEIVRKSQGNPVHLEGEWEFYPHTFLSELSEVPTNKLHVLVPGIWNSDLGSGKGFGTYRLLLERPEGTDPDAVYGIELVDLATASRVYWNGKLLGSSGVVSKNPEESVPSYQFQFYQLPWKDGPNELLVEISNFHHDKGGMWEPPYVGEWKKLFKENEKDLASSLFLAGAVFIIALYHFGLFYFRRSDKGNLLFGFAALLLSLRTLFTGERFGFNELSPYIGWNLCLRIEFLTFYLSPYLFFAFFREFYPNFYPRWMHRILLVPTLIFVSFILILPTSVYTRLNGYFHIVLLSGIFLIFQGVFRAVLARKESSLLFAIGIISVAIAAFIDLLNAYQLVYTVEAIPIGIFVFILVQSLTLSRRFSKAFSDVESLSKRLLALDKLKDEFLANTSHELKTPLNGIIGIAESMFDGIGGRLNQEQRQNLGMIVSSGKRLSSLVDDILDFSKMKNRDLDLDLKAIDLHQICDLVLVISRPLYVTKNLTVRNHVPMDFPPILGDEARLQQILFNLIGNAIKFTEKGRIDVSAEIMERMLVLSIKDTGIGIPKDKFADIFKSFEQVDASTTRKFGGTGLGLAISKRLVELHGGSIWVESIEGEGSIFRFTLPLAREGEIPMEKPPVKKADLWFGGESPEFEPIEETTEEYDGEKIKVLVVDDEPINRQVLKNHLTLIGCDVYEASNGGDAIRMVRDDGPFELMLLDIMMPGMSGYDVCMVLRESYSLYQLPILFLTAKNQITDIIASLEAGGNDYLAKPFDKRELISRAKNLITLKKAVEEQNKFIAFQNELGLARKLQSSILPEEAPNIAGIKSEFYYEPMDSVGGDFFDFHAISETELGVIIADVSGHGITAALISAMLKIAFSTQIRLSREPAQLMTQINSTLLGKMKGAFVTASYIYINLETKEMVHARCGHPPLVINRVGENKPLLSLPQGKLIGWIPELDIQEDVIPLRAGDRIVLYTDGITEATNKEKEMIGQENWESIVQRYSGYPISESKRLLLERIKEFTGNRSPDDDVTLVILEIE; this is translated from the coding sequence TTGTCCAATAAATACTTACATCTGATTGGTTCGGCGGTTTTCCTCTTTTGCCTTGCCACATTGCCCCTATTGGCAACACCTCCTGCCGAAATCGTTAGGAAAAGCCAGGGAAACCCCGTTCATTTAGAAGGGGAATGGGAGTTTTATCCCCATACATTTCTTTCTGAGCTCTCGGAAGTTCCGACAAACAAACTCCATGTTTTGGTTCCTGGAATTTGGAACTCTGATTTGGGATCAGGGAAAGGATTTGGAACCTACCGTTTGCTACTCGAGAGACCAGAAGGAACGGATCCAGACGCTGTTTATGGAATTGAACTTGTGGATTTGGCAACGGCCTCTCGAGTGTATTGGAATGGAAAATTACTCGGATCTTCCGGTGTGGTTTCTAAAAATCCCGAAGAGTCTGTTCCTTCCTATCAGTTTCAATTTTACCAGTTACCCTGGAAAGATGGACCTAACGAACTTTTGGTGGAGATTTCAAATTTTCACCATGACAAGGGAGGGATGTGGGAACCACCTTATGTTGGTGAGTGGAAAAAACTTTTTAAAGAAAATGAAAAAGATTTAGCCTCATCATTGTTTTTGGCAGGGGCCGTTTTCATCATTGCTCTGTACCATTTTGGTTTGTTTTATTTTAGGCGTTCCGACAAAGGAAATTTATTATTTGGGTTTGCCGCCCTTTTATTATCGCTAAGAACTTTATTTACCGGAGAACGGTTTGGGTTTAATGAACTTTCTCCTTATATCGGTTGGAATCTTTGCCTTCGTATTGAATTTCTAACCTTCTATTTATCACCGTATCTTTTCTTTGCTTTTTTCCGTGAATTTTACCCCAACTTCTATCCCCGTTGGATGCATCGAATTCTACTTGTTCCCACTCTTATTTTTGTCAGTTTTATTTTGATTTTACCCACGTCCGTTTACACAAGGTTAAATGGATATTTCCATATTGTGTTACTTTCAGGAATCTTTTTGATATTTCAAGGTGTGTTCCGAGCTGTTTTGGCAAGAAAAGAAAGTAGTTTATTATTTGCCATCGGAATCATCTCTGTAGCAATTGCGGCCTTTATCGATTTACTCAACGCTTATCAATTGGTTTATACCGTTGAAGCCATCCCTATTGGAATTTTTGTTTTTATTTTAGTCCAATCTTTAACTTTGTCTAGGCGGTTTAGTAAAGCTTTCTCCGACGTGGAGTCTTTATCGAAAAGATTGTTAGCGTTAGACAAATTAAAGGATGAATTTTTAGCCAATACTTCTCACGAACTAAAAACGCCACTCAACGGGATTATAGGTATCGCGGAATCTATGTTTGACGGAATCGGCGGAAGGTTGAACCAAGAACAAAGGCAAAACCTAGGAATGATTGTGAGTTCGGGGAAACGTTTGTCCTCTCTTGTAGATGATATTTTAGATTTTTCCAAAATGAAAAATCGAGATTTGGATTTGGATCTTAAAGCCATCGACTTGCATCAAATTTGTGATTTGGTGTTAGTAATTTCAAGACCACTCTATGTAACAAAAAATCTAACCGTTCGTAATCATGTTCCCATGGATTTTCCTCCGATTTTAGGAGATGAGGCAAGGCTTCAACAAATTCTATTCAATTTGATTGGAAACGCGATTAAGTTTACCGAAAAAGGTCGGATTGATGTTTCTGCGGAAATTATGGAGAGAATGTTGGTTCTTTCTATCAAAGACACAGGGATTGGAATTCCAAAAGATAAGTTTGCCGATATATTTAAGTCCTTTGAACAGGTAGACGCATCCACCACACGTAAGTTTGGTGGGACGGGGCTTGGGCTTGCTATTAGCAAACGTTTGGTCGAATTACATGGTGGGTCTATTTGGGTAGAATCAATCGAAGGAGAAGGTTCTATCTTTCGATTCACTTTGCCACTGGCAAGAGAGGGGGAGATTCCTATGGAAAAACCTCCCGTCAAAAAAGCAGATTTGTGGTTTGGTGGTGAGTCCCCTGAATTTGAACCCATTGAAGAAACGACAGAAGAATATGATGGCGAAAAAATCAAAGTCCTCGTTGTGGATGATGAACCCATCAACCGACAGGTTCTTAAAAACCATTTAACCCTGATTGGTTGTGATGTATATGAGGCTTCAAACGGCGGGGATGCCATTCGTATGGTTCGAGATGATGGTCCTTTTGAACTGATGTTACTCGATATCATGATGCCTGGAATGAGTGGTTATGATGTTTGTATGGTATTACGAGAGTCTTATTCTTTATACCAACTTCCCATCTTGTTTTTAACTGCTAAAAATCAAATCACGGACATCATTGCTTCACTAGAAGCCGGTGGTAACGATTATCTTGCAAAACCTTTCGACAAACGTGAGTTAATCTCTCGTGCAAAAAACTTAATCACTCTAAAAAAAGCAGTAGAAGAACAAAACAAATTCATTGCCTTTCAAAATGAGCTTGGCCTTGCCAGAAAACTCCAAAGTTCCATCCTTCCAGAAGAAGCTCCTAATATTGCCGGTATCAAATCCGAATTTTATTACGAACCAATGGATAGTGTGGGAGGGGACTTCTTTGACTTCCATGCGATTTCGGAAACGGAACTTGGTGTGATCATTGCTGATGTATCTGGGCATGGAATTACAGCCGCACTTATTTCGGCAATGCTTAAGATTGCTTTTTCTACACAGATTCGGTTGTCGAGAGAACCTGCACAACTCATGACTCAAATCAACTCCACCTTACTTGGGAAAATGAAAGGTGCGTTTGTAACGGCATCGTACATTTATATCAATTTAGAAACCAAAGAAATGGTGCATGCACGCTGCGGCCATCCTCCCCTTGTCATCAATCGAGTGGGAGAAAACAAACCCTTACTGAGTTTGCCACAAGGAAAACTGATTGGATGGATTCCCGAGTTAGACATACAAGAAGATGTGATTCCACTTCGTGCTGGAGATCGAATTGTATTGTATACAGACGGAATTACAGAAGCCACTAATAAAGAAAAAGAAATGATTGGTCAAGAAAATTGGGAATCCATTGTGCAAAGGTATAGCGGGTATCCGATTTCTGAATCCAAACGTTTGTTACTCGAAAGAATCAAAGAATTCACGGGAAACCGTTCTCCTGATGATGATGTGACCTTGGTTATTTTAGAGATTGAATGA
- a CDS encoding LIC10235 family protein, whose amino-acid sequence MEPQKVGPGQIDKIAEDLKKDPEKSIGNYLFKGFRIQISKYKASGAERVQQLYKRRRAQGLCIVCGTKVTRKNPVTGILYRLCDTHRAEIDQKNKEKAKAKKGK is encoded by the coding sequence ATGGAACCACAAAAAGTAGGCCCAGGACAAATCGACAAAATTGCAGAGGATTTGAAAAAAGATCCTGAAAAATCCATTGGAAACTACCTTTTCAAAGGATTCAGAATTCAAATCTCTAAATACAAGGCTTCTGGTGCAGAAAGAGTACAACAACTCTACAAAAGAAGAAGAGCTCAAGGTCTTTGCATCGTTTGTGGAACAAAAGTCACTCGTAAAAATCCGGTAACAGGAATCCTTTACAGACTTTGCGACACTCACAGAGCAGAAATTGACCAAAAAAACAAAGAAAAAGCAAAAGCTAAAAAAGGAAAATAA
- a CDS encoding periplasmic-type flagellar collar protein FlbB has protein sequence MASVTDSTRSFFLIVLIFFLIAIGFFVFDYFQVINAEDYLPFLKKQAGLVNQDLLSPTELEKLEMEKAKERLIADREELEQMKRELEEKSSSLHADKERLEELKEGIQRKEKEMADKVKKDNARAEKVKVLANKVANMPPESARDMLINWPDYDIIEVFEQMDRDAEEEGRQTITTYLLTLFPAERRSVISNKWLDAGAKNVPNYGKSIDEDNDEP, from the coding sequence ATGGCAAGTGTAACCGATAGCACAAGATCCTTCTTTTTAATCGTACTCATTTTTTTCCTAATCGCCATCGGTTTTTTTGTATTTGATTACTTCCAAGTCATCAATGCAGAAGATTACTTACCTTTCTTAAAAAAACAAGCAGGACTCGTAAACCAAGACCTACTTTCTCCAACGGAACTTGAAAAGTTGGAAATGGAAAAAGCAAAAGAAAGGCTGATCGCTGACCGTGAAGAACTAGAACAAATGAAACGTGAGTTAGAAGAAAAATCTTCTTCGCTTCATGCTGACAAAGAACGTTTGGAGGAATTAAAGGAAGGAATCCAACGGAAAGAAAAAGAAATGGCGGACAAAGTAAAAAAAGACAATGCCCGCGCTGAAAAAGTAAAAGTTCTAGCAAACAAAGTTGCCAATATGCCACCTGAATCGGCAAGAGATATGTTAATCAATTGGCCCGATTACGATATCATTGAAGTTTTTGAACAAATGGATAGGGATGCAGAAGAAGAGGGAAGACAAACCATTACCACATACCTACTCACTTTATTTCCTGCAGAAAGAAGGTCTGTGATTTCCAACAAGTGGTTGGATGCGGGAGCCAAAAATGTTCCAAACTATGGTAAAAGCATAGATGAAGATAACGACGAACCTTAA
- a CDS encoding flagellar export protein FliJ, whose amino-acid sequence MKRFRFSLETVLKLRGWREEEEIRRLSLVVSKLNSLIGEKDSNEREIESSYEAILASSKVGTSLSDYLSIEQYIQGLMRRNEELEERITAQNEEVNLVRKDVMVARMNKKVIEVLKDKRFAEWKKKRNRAERREVEEFNLQLSKQSLFDSTESYGPSKSKKIPRTFKILNREDGGDELTSDFKSLRDFYEKYYLGQGKS is encoded by the coding sequence GTGAAACGATTTCGTTTTAGTTTAGAGACAGTTCTAAAACTGAGAGGTTGGCGGGAAGAAGAAGAAATCCGCAGACTCTCCCTAGTTGTCTCCAAACTGAATTCCCTCATTGGTGAAAAAGATTCCAATGAAAGGGAAATTGAATCTTCTTACGAAGCAATCCTCGCATCTTCAAAAGTGGGGACAAGTCTTTCCGATTATCTTTCCATCGAACAATACATCCAAGGACTCATGCGACGCAATGAAGAGTTGGAAGAACGTATTACCGCACAAAACGAAGAAGTCAATTTAGTTCGTAAAGATGTAATGGTTGCTCGGATGAATAAAAAGGTAATCGAAGTTTTAAAAGACAAACGATTTGCCGAATGGAAGAAAAAACGAAACCGAGCAGAACGAAGAGAAGTCGAAGAATTTAATCTTCAACTAAGCAAACAATCATTATTCGATTCGACAGAAAGTTATGGACCTTCAAAATCTAAAAAAATTCCAAGAACTTTCAAAATTCTCAACCGAGAGGATGGTGGTGATGAACTCACTTCTGACTTCAAATCTCTTCGTGATTTTTATGAAAAATACTACCTAGGACAAGGCAAATCATAA